AAGCATATATGTAGTATAAAGCCATCCATATGTATATGTGTACAAGGACTATAAATAATTACCTGGGGTTAATGCTAGCTATATGCGATTCACCAAATGCGTAGTTGGTTCTATCTAATTCGCTCATACCCAACTGCATTTTTACAAAGATGCGACCCCGGTCATCAATATAGTTCAATATATATGCGTGTTTGTGCGtacaaatgtgtatatatatatatatatcaatgaaaTGGGAATTTAATTAGAGAAGTAATCAAATTAGTCATGAAGAGGAAAATTAGCCAACTGGTTTAGACAAAATTGAtgagtaattatatatatatagtgtgtaATGAGAatgtggatatatatataagtaccaTGTGGGAATGATGGGTTCcttgaaaagaattaaaagaagCTGCCGTAGATGGTGAATTGTATGAGaaggaagatgatgatgatgaatatgGTGTTTGCATTCTAATATCCTCCTGCACATTTACATATCATCAAACAAGAAATTAGTTTCGAATATCAAGCTAGTAATtaagtttgactttttaaaccatccatcatatatatatatatatatatatatatatatatatgtagtttagTTTGATATATAGTGGCTTTAATTTAAAGATGAAGATGTATGCAAGAACAAGTGAAAGGTTAATTAGGACTTGTTGAAACTTATAAAACCCTAAGGTAGGTATTTATGTATGTTTTCATAAGTCAACCTGAATGAACTCACACAAGTTTACTACTGAGCGATGGTGGTCCATTGATCAGGTCTTTCATCAGATATCGTTGGAGAATATGAAATCGGAAAAGAGTTCAAAGATATATACTATGGACTTAATTGTGAGTTGAAAAGATGATGATTAAGTAGTGATGAAAGATGTACGTACCTGCGGAAGGAAGCCTGCCATTTGGCTATGGAGTCTAATCTTTTCAAGCTGAGCAACACCAAGTCCTCTTTGGGGTTGCTTAGGTTTATCCGAACCGCTCTTTTTCCCTTTCCTTGACGATGATCCAGACGATGATCTTTCATTCCCACCATAATAATTCATCTTTgatttcgatatatatatatctcttcgATCAAAATTTGTATGTAATATATATCCCAACCAACTATATGTGATCTTTCACAAGTAATTTATTAAAAACCTTGTTATTCACCTTAATTCCTCTCTTCTTCGTCGAATCGAATccaaaacatatacatatactagtaaacttataaatatatatatatataaaaaaaaaaaaagaagaaaagaagatcTCTTTAAGCTAGCATATATGATTGCCTTTTTAAAGCTGTCAACCAAATGGAGTATAAAAAACCTTATGCATCGCTGGAGGAGATTGCATTTAGATATAGCTTGCAGGATCATCAATTCTGACCCTCAtcatttctatttatatttGCTTAGATACTATGTTTTTCCTCCTTCTTCTTATTCAattccttttattattattattatttataaaaaaacttctACCCAATTAAAAAATTGGTTATGGTGACTTTTGGGATAGACGATCTTGTCTCATAAGTACAATATATAATGCGTAGAACCCATATTAATGGGAattaaataatacatatatattatttttgattgatattaaattgaatattttaataataaataatatatatgccCATCATTAATGTACCGAGCTCGTGGATGAATTTTAAAGATTGtgtattaattaactaattaactatGTAACTTGAGTAACTTTAAAGATTCAAaaaaaagattcaaaaatgataatTGAAACTTGAACattaacgagcatggtactcgcgcaatgcggcggtagtagtggggaagacggtctgtTAGAGATTTTAGGTAgttacataaagaaaaaaaaacaaaaaagtctaaGGGCAAATCTAGTAATTCAAAGGCAGAATTACCTAATATAGAATatgtcatttcttttataaggtattatagataaatttttaattttatctctCAAGTTACTTCTAACTTGAGAAAATCCTAGCCCATATATACAagacgtatatatatataagacgtATATATTAAAGATTGTGTATAGACGTATGTACGCGTAGTAATGCGATAGTGGTGTGGTGGTGGCTGTGGTGGGGACAGTGATGGCCACGGGTGGCGACGACAACTAGTGGTGCCGGTGATGGAGAATAAATGAGAtggataatttatataatttgctTGTTTATTGAGAAAAAAGAAGAGGGTTTGCTTTTTATATAAGAGGAAGATTGTAAGAACATATATTTCTATCTAAAGAATTACTAAATTTTATGCAATGTCACTCTAAAATTAATCAAACCCGATTTATAAACTTACTTTGGTCATGAAATCGTCTACACTAAATCTAAGTTGAGATGTTGTTCGGGCTCTGTGCTTTACATGTAATATTTACCCGAAGATCATTTTTCTGTGttgttgaaaatatttttggtaGCCCAAAGCTAATGTAAGACCTATGGTTTTTCATGCAACATCataacaatatttaaaaaagaCATACAATAAATCTTTTAGTatatcactacaaataatattacaattatcTACACTTTTAGTTAACgtgaagaaattaaaaaatttatcacgtttttatgtatgtaattttttgtTGAACTAAAAGTGTACATGTAAAAATTTATCCACACTTTTGTGTGAACTTTTATAGTTAATTTGTTACACCATATTTGTCCACATCAACTAAAAATGTAGCAGTGTGAACAAATGTAGTGTTACACATTaaatatgaaagttcacactaaaaagtgtgaacttttagaaTACCACATTTTTTAATGTGGATaaatttttatacacttttaattcaacatatttttaaacaaataaaaatgtgaGCAAATTAAAAATGTGTTCACATtaagtatagataattataatattattagtagTGTATATAGCTTTTCTAACATTTTACACATATAGGACTTGATAGAGTGGTCACGCAAATCACTTTTAAATACGGGTGAAGTGAACTCTTTGTGCGCGCCCACAAGACGTACGTACTGGTACTCTTACTACTAGTCAAAATTAACTATAAGTCCCCTTATAAAGTTTTACACTTTTCCGCAAAGCGTGCATATGCTCTTTCATAACGTATAACAAATTAATATTCAGATGTGTCAATTTTAGTAACAGTGTCCACCCTATAGGACATTAACGTTTTACTATAAACATTCTGCCGGTCTTTCTACCAATTcacaatgatacatatgataaTTAACACAAAATTCCATTCCACAAACCATCAATTTTCATAATGATTGGATCCAACATAAAAAGAACATTCAACATTTCCCTTTTGATAAAAATGTGATTTGTTgttaattttttggttttttacaACATCCTTAAGAGGTtgtaaaaaagcaaaaaaaaataattatatttgctCCGCAAGTTTTGATGATTTGTTACCTATTATTTTGTATTAATACACATTTGCTCCAAAAGTTTTAGATTTTTACAATTTGAAACACGTACGTCTACCCTAAAACTTTTGAATTTATACTACACACtgaaatatgtatatttattgtatatgaATATTGTAGAAATATCACTCTTTAATTGTATGCCTTTTAATAAGTCAAAGTTTGATGTTAATATGTATAGTGGATCATACataactttttcttattttaattgaGTCAGGTTGATTTGGTCATGCATTATGTCACATTTGATATGATTGACCTATCTCACGGTCTCATCAAAATTAAACGGGAAGTGATAAATCTATAACATATTTTAACTATTCATAACAAATGTACATATTATATTGCATagtgtataattatataaaaaatgcaTGGCCAAATAATATTATGAATTTATCATTTCCCAAATGAAACTAATTAATCTTATTCATTCTATATTTTTCTCGACCG
The sequence above is drawn from the Erigeron canadensis isolate Cc75 chromosome 4, C_canadensis_v1, whole genome shotgun sequence genome and encodes:
- the LOC122598572 gene encoding protein SPEAR3-like isoform X2, with product MNYYGGNERSSSGSSSRKGKKSGSDKPKQPQRGLGVAQLEKIRLHSQMAGFLPQEDIRMQTPYSSSSSSFSYNSPSTAASFNSFQGTHHSHMLGMSELDRTNYAFGESHIASINPRWDASSAILEAQRYVEPIGISSRHLFSPELLEDSLRSKKTRKDRDDSMGSNSQNSDSNGSHELDLELRLAL
- the LOC122598572 gene encoding protein SPEAR1-like isoform X1 is translated as MNYYGGNERSSSGSSSRKGKKSGSDKPKQPQRGLGVAQLEKIRLHSQMAGFLPQEDIRMQTPYSSSSSSFSYNSPSTAASFNSFQGTHHSHMLGMSELDRTNYAFGESHIASINPSRWDASSAILEAQRYVEPIGISSRHLFSPELLEDSLRSKKTRKDRDDSMGSNSQNSDSNGSHELDLELRLAL